A genomic segment from Anas platyrhynchos isolate ZD024472 breed Pekin duck chromosome 5, IASCAAS_PekinDuck_T2T, whole genome shotgun sequence encodes:
- the GPR65 gene encoding psychosine receptor, which produces MESYQPGPEELTDDHLSDYRRFFIASGLELAQNSSGWTMNNTAMCPDDHTLDKYLFPFVYSIVIVISIPINCVSLYVSCIQVRKKNELAVYLFSLSLADLLYSVILPLWIDYAWNADNWRLSATLCQISAFLMYMNFYTSTAFLACISVNRYLALVHPLKLQHLRTRRFSLIVSIIVWLLEGIMNSVILMKNEIFSDPCNSTNHTLCYDKYPLELWQAQINLLRICSGYLVPLIIIVFCYHKIYQAVRCNQATVDEEKKKIRKLILNITVTFILCFTPYHVILFIRSIKEPYSTNPQFFLLMYKIYRITQALTSLNCIADPILYCFVSETAQTDILNLLRCCLDLQKPEGNQVEEHTPCSSTTKSNITYRTCCETETLSKMAARA; this is translated from the coding sequence ATGGAATCCTACCAACCAGGTCCTGAAGAACTAACAGATGACCACCTATCAGACTACAGAAGGTTTTTTATTGCTTCTGGGCTGGAATTAGCACAAAATTCGTCAGGGTGGACAATGAACAACACTGCTATGTGCCCTGATGATCACACCCTGGATAAgtatttgtttccatttgtgtACAGCATTGTGATAGTCATCAGTATTCCCATCAACTGCGTATCCCTCTATGTGTCTTGCATTCAAGTGAGGAAAAAGAATGAGTTAGCAGTCTACCTCTTCAGTCTGTCCCTGGCTGACCTTTTGTACTCTGTGATTCTGCCTCTGTGGATTGATTATGCCTGGAATGCAGATAACTGGAGGCTTTCAGCCACGCTTTGTCAGATTTCCGCCTTCCTCATGTATATGAATTTCTACACTAGCACTGCATTCCTCGCTTGCATCTCTGTCAACAGGTACCTGGCATTAGTTCACCCCTTGAAGCTCCAGCACTTGCGCACAAGAAGATTTTCACTGATTGTCAGCATAATTGTTTGGCTTCTGGAAGGCATCATGAATTCTGTCATACTGATGAAGAACGAAATATTCAGTGATCCTTGCAATTCCACTAATCATACGTTATGTTATGATAAATACCCCCTGGAACTGTGGCAGGCACAGATAAATTTACTCCGGATATGCTCAGGGTACCTGGTTCCTTTGATAATCATTGTTTTTTGCTATCATAAAATCTACCAAGCAGTGAGGTGTAATCAAGCCACAgtagatgaagaaaagaaaaaaatcaggaaacttATACTGAATATCACAGTTACTTTCATTCTTTGCTTCACGCCTTATCATGTTATATTGTTTATTCGTAGCATCAAGGAACCATACTCCACTAACCCCCAGTTTTTTCTGTTGATGTATAAGATCTACAGAATCACACAAGCCTTAACAAGTTTGAATTGCATTGCCGATCCAATTCTTTACTGCTTTGTGAGTGAAACTGCACAAACAGACATTCTGAATTTGCTCAGGTGTTGCTTAGACCTACAAAAACCTGAGGGAAACCAAGTGGAAGAACATACTCCGTGCAGTTCTACTACAAAGAGCAATATCACCTACAGAACTTGCTGTGAAACTGAGACTCTCTCAAAAATGGCTGCAAGAGCATAG